Proteins from a single region of Streptomyces sp. HUAS 15-9:
- a CDS encoding RraA family protein, whose product MTDATDFQGIPTTTLADLLGRAQVMDIGIRPLWDLVPRVAGPAFTVSCPPGDNLMLHAAIHRARPGSVIVVESGDLDYALAGGNVCAVAQRRGIAAFVADGLIRDLAEVRDMSFPVFARGVIPIPGEKKAVRPLNERVRCGGVRIGAGDVVVADEEGVVVVPDARRTQVLADAHAKLAAEAAETLDIWEAKHRARIDMILGANGFDG is encoded by the coding sequence ATGACTGACGCCACCGACTTTCAGGGCATCCCCACGACCACCCTCGCCGACCTCCTGGGCCGCGCGCAGGTCATGGACATCGGCATACGGCCGCTGTGGGACCTCGTCCCGCGGGTCGCCGGTCCGGCGTTCACGGTCAGTTGCCCTCCGGGGGACAACCTGATGCTCCACGCGGCGATCCACCGTGCCCGGCCCGGCTCGGTGATCGTCGTGGAGTCGGGGGACCTGGACTACGCGCTGGCGGGCGGAAACGTCTGCGCGGTGGCCCAGCGCCGCGGCATCGCCGCCTTCGTCGCCGACGGGCTGATCCGCGACCTGGCCGAGGTGCGCGACATGTCCTTCCCGGTGTTCGCACGCGGTGTCATCCCGATCCCGGGCGAGAAGAAGGCCGTACGGCCGCTGAACGAGCGCGTCAGGTGCGGGGGTGTGCGCATCGGCGCCGGAGATGTGGTCGTCGCCGACGAGGAGGGTGTGGTGGTCGTGCCGGACGCCCGGCGGACGCAGGTGCTCGCGGACGCCCACGCCAAGCTCGCCGCGGAGGCCGCCGAGACGCTCGACATCTGGGAGGCGAAGCACCGGGCCCGTATCGACATGATTCTCGGCGCGAACGGCTTCGATGGCTGA